In a single window of the Fibrobacter sp. UWB15 genome:
- a CDS encoding OmpA family protein: MRFKKDENSNPWMAYTDLGVALVSLFILAFVAMATLKEQKAEDLTRTEEEVLSCQEQMRKIAAERNALLSKSLQTSIEAGLIALEDGKIQIQASFLFPINGADLTKEGEGVIRGISKGLLEALDSTDVIMVSGFTDDTPVKSKTYTNWNLSTERAVNVVKTLIAQGFPPDRLFAAGFGEHMPKYPNDSEEHRRLNRRVEIGVTPLQKTTQE; encoded by the coding sequence ATGCGCTTCAAGAAAGACGAAAACAGCAATCCTTGGATGGCGTACACGGACTTGGGTGTTGCCCTGGTTTCGTTGTTCATCCTCGCGTTTGTGGCCATGGCAACCCTTAAGGAACAGAAGGCCGAAGACCTGACGCGTACCGAAGAAGAAGTGCTCAGCTGCCAGGAACAGATGCGAAAAATTGCGGCTGAACGCAACGCGCTTTTGTCCAAGAGCCTGCAGACTTCTATCGAGGCGGGGCTCATTGCTCTCGAAGACGGCAAGATTCAGATTCAGGCTTCGTTCTTATTTCCGATTAACGGTGCAGACCTTACCAAAGAAGGTGAGGGCGTGATTCGTGGCATTAGCAAGGGTCTTCTGGAAGCCCTTGATTCTACCGACGTGATTATGGTGAGTGGCTTTACCGACGATACTCCGGTGAAATCCAAGACTTACACCAACTGGAACCTTTCTACTGAACGCGCGGTGAACGTGGTCAAGACGCTCATCGCTCAAGGGTTTCCGCCCGATAGGCTCTTTGCTGCAGGCTTTGGCGAACACATGCCCAAGTATCCTAACGATAGCGAAGAACACCGCCGCCTGAACCGCCGTGTAGAAATCGGCGTCACCCCGCTGCAGAAGACGACTCAGGAGTAG
- a CDS encoding fimbrial protein, whose product MKNSFHVILALTIVGLLALVIAACYFGAPLFGWIIMAAIFAVFVGEQVVALKTVKQIAAETEILETCRKRGGYVSGDGVVAKRVALAQNLISKNIRLDSSMAYEVLSNSVSIAVPKSAGGTVILLGLMGTFFGLMYSVATAGGAIDNSTTQGTLDTIQLLFQNMKGIFGTSLCGLFAALILNASRNMMVSAREDFVAELDTLTLDLQGAANGESDEAQAQTELERLFDSVEKNLSVVASSVKEGLSGVVSMVGDELSAMTTKLNESLANVSQNMNKAVENLGPSVKDSLSGAFTPMEQNIKTLSASVESIPSKLDEKLNGISTTLKNSLEGVSNNVETALSKVASDVKSGLDGVASATESAMTDSTKNIAAAVADQVKQSDEQWKSFMERLSAETLKNVDSQKEGLETLKNVALQVAEKAQAGSAELSNSVAEKLSALSSDILGAFQKLSETSSVLLEAQKALTESIDNRVVKEKEATDALGGNIVETAELMRVNQSELSANLEMLRAGLETILEKLSGDTAERDEEESFVEHLNQSLEAFHERASEVLMENAVKTQEILLEVLEQTQRSAVQQPKVEG is encoded by the coding sequence ATGAAAAATTCATTCCATGTCATTTTAGCTCTTACCATTGTGGGACTTTTGGCCTTGGTGATTGCCGCTTGCTATTTCGGCGCACCGCTCTTTGGCTGGATTATCATGGCGGCAATCTTTGCTGTATTTGTCGGCGAACAGGTGGTTGCCCTCAAGACGGTGAAGCAAATTGCTGCCGAAACCGAAATCTTGGAAACTTGCAGAAAGCGCGGTGGCTATGTCAGTGGCGACGGCGTTGTCGCGAAGCGTGTGGCTTTGGCTCAGAACTTGATTTCCAAGAACATTCGCCTCGATTCTTCGATGGCCTACGAAGTGCTTTCTAACAGTGTCTCTATCGCGGTTCCCAAGAGTGCCGGCGGTACGGTGATTCTACTTGGCTTGATGGGTACGTTCTTTGGTCTTATGTATTCTGTGGCGACGGCCGGTGGTGCCATCGATAACTCGACGACGCAGGGCACGCTCGATACGATTCAGCTCTTGTTCCAGAATATGAAGGGTATTTTCGGCACGAGCCTTTGCGGCTTGTTTGCCGCCTTGATTTTGAACGCTAGCCGCAACATGATGGTGTCTGCTCGTGAAGATTTCGTGGCGGAACTGGACACCTTGACCTTGGACTTGCAGGGCGCTGCAAATGGCGAAAGCGATGAAGCGCAAGCCCAGACGGAACTCGAACGCCTGTTTGATTCTGTCGAAAAAAATTTGTCTGTCGTCGCCTCTTCTGTAAAGGAAGGCCTTTCGGGTGTTGTCTCGATGGTGGGCGACGAACTTTCTGCCATGACGACGAAACTAAACGAATCGCTTGCCAATGTTTCTCAGAACATGAACAAGGCTGTCGAAAACTTGGGCCCCTCAGTCAAGGATTCTTTGTCGGGGGCATTCACCCCGATGGAACAGAACATCAAGACGCTTTCTGCTTCTGTGGAATCGATTCCGTCTAAACTCGATGAAAAGTTGAACGGTATTTCTACGACGCTCAAGAACTCTCTCGAAGGCGTTTCGAACAATGTGGAAACGGCTCTTTCGAAGGTGGCTTCCGATGTGAAGTCTGGCCTCGATGGCGTTGCTTCTGCAACGGAATCGGCCATGACCGATTCGACGAAAAATATTGCTGCTGCCGTGGCCGATCAGGTCAAGCAGTCCGACGAACAGTGGAAATCCTTCATGGAACGCCTTTCTGCCGAAACGCTCAAAAACGTGGACAGCCAGAAAGAAGGCCTCGAAACCCTCAAGAACGTTGCCTTGCAGGTGGCCGAAAAGGCTCAGGCCGGTTCTGCCGAACTCAGCAATTCTGTTGCCGAAAAGCTTTCTGCTCTTTCTTCGGATATTCTCGGCGCCTTCCAGAAACTTTCGGAAACTTCTTCCGTGCTGCTTGAAGCTCAGAAGGCTCTCACCGAAAGCATTGACAACCGCGTGGTCAAGGAAAAGGAAGCAACCGACGCCCTGGGCGGCAATATCGTGGAAACCGCGGAACTCATGCGCGTGAACCAGTCCGAACTCAGCGCGAACCTCGAAATGCTGCGTGCCGGCCTCGAAACGATTCTCGAAAAGCTCTCTGGCGATACCGCCGAACGCGACGAAGAAGAAAGCTTTGTGGAACACCTCAACCAGTCTCTGGAGGCCTTCCACGAACGCGCCAGCGAAGTGCTTATGGAAAACGCCGTCAAGACGCAGGAAATCTTGCTTGAAGTTTTGGAACAGACTCAACGTTCTGCCGTTCAGCAGCCTAAGGTCGAGGGCTAA
- the tadA gene encoding tRNA adenosine(34) deaminase TadA, with amino-acid sequence MDNTNDDEKFMRMALREAEKAFDEKEIPIGCVIVKDGVVIGKGHNQIEMLKDATAHAEILSIGTAASHLENWRLDGCTLYVTLEPCPMCAGAILNSRISRVVYGSPDTRFGGCGTTIDVISNNALKREVEVVGGLLADECLGLLKAFFQKMRLEKGDSGNKGIS; translated from the coding sequence ATGGATAACACGAACGACGACGAAAAATTCATGCGCATGGCGCTCCGCGAAGCCGAAAAGGCTTTCGATGAGAAGGAAATCCCTATCGGTTGCGTTATCGTGAAAGATGGGGTTGTTATCGGTAAGGGTCACAATCAGATTGAGATGCTCAAGGACGCCACCGCCCATGCAGAAATCCTTTCGATTGGAACGGCGGCGAGTCATCTTGAAAACTGGCGTCTAGACGGATGTACTTTGTATGTAACGCTCGAACCCTGCCCGATGTGCGCCGGTGCCATTCTCAACAGCCGAATCAGCCGTGTGGTCTATGGTTCCCCGGATACCCGTTTTGGCGGTTGCGGCACCACAATCGACGTTATTTCGAACAACGCACTCAAACGTGAAGTCGAAGTGGTCGGGGGGCTCCTTGCTGACGAATGTCTGGGCCTTTTGAAGGCTTTTTTCCAGAAAATGCGCCTTGAAAAAGGCGATTCTGGGAATAAGGGAATTAGTTAA
- the nirJ2 gene encoding putative heme d1 biosynthesis radical SAM protein NirJ2, with protein MIVSWMTTNKCNLTCKHCYQDAGENKAAELTTPEALKLIDEIAKAGFKIMIFSGGEPMTRPDIVELVAHASSKGLRPVFGTNGTLITHDLAFELKKAGAMAMGISIDSIDPKRHNDFRGLPNAFELTMMGIENCKAAGLPFQIHTTIMDWNQNEIFDIMDWVKEIGAVNHQIFFLIPVGRGKEIEGHALRVAEYEGLLRKIMEKSRTLGIPVKPTCAPQFLRIADQLDIKTRYSRGCLAGIDYCIVSPIGKVRPCAYMMEEAGDVHDTPFDEIWANAEVFKKLRTKAYSGACGKCKFNDRCGGCRARAAYYHDGDYMQEDSYCAYGRGIK; from the coding sequence ATGATTGTATCTTGGATGACCACCAACAAGTGTAACCTGACCTGCAAGCACTGCTACCAGGACGCGGGCGAGAACAAGGCTGCAGAACTCACGACGCCGGAGGCCCTCAAGCTGATTGACGAAATCGCGAAGGCGGGGTTCAAGATTATGATCTTTAGCGGTGGCGAACCCATGACCCGCCCGGACATTGTGGAACTTGTCGCGCATGCCTCGAGCAAGGGGCTACGCCCGGTGTTCGGCACCAACGGCACGCTCATTACGCACGACCTGGCCTTTGAACTCAAGAAGGCGGGCGCGATGGCGATGGGCATCAGCATCGACAGTATCGACCCCAAGCGCCATAATGATTTCCGCGGGCTCCCGAACGCCTTCGAACTCACGATGATGGGCATCGAGAACTGCAAGGCGGCGGGCCTCCCGTTCCAAATCCACACGACCATCATGGACTGGAACCAGAACGAGATTTTCGACATCATGGACTGGGTCAAGGAAATCGGTGCGGTAAACCACCAGATTTTCTTCTTGATTCCCGTGGGTCGCGGCAAGGAAATTGAAGGTCACGCCCTGCGCGTTGCCGAATACGAGGGCCTGCTCCGCAAGATTATGGAAAAGAGCCGCACGCTCGGAATCCCCGTCAAACCCACATGTGCCCCGCAGTTCCTGCGCATCGCAGACCAATTGGATATCAAGACGCGCTACAGTCGCGGCTGCCTTGCGGGCATTGACTACTGCATCGTGAGTCCCATCGGTAAGGTGCGCCCCTGCGCCTACATGATGGAAGAAGCGGGCGATGTTCACGACACGCCGTTCGACGAAATCTGGGCGAACGCCGAGGTGTTCAAGAAACTCCGCACCAAGGCGTACTCCGGTGCCTGCGGCAAGTGCAAGTTCAACGACCGCTGCGGCGGTTGCCGCGCCCGTGCCGCTTACTATCATGACGGCGACTACATGCAAGAAGACTCCTACTGCGCCTACGGAAGAGGAATTAAGTAG